A genome region from Maledivibacter sp. includes the following:
- a CDS encoding carbohydrate ABC transporter permease — protein MISTKKKPGDAGLTVKVVTYTLLFVVVFASLFPFYMMFVSSTLSNKEILTERPRLIFGSNLANNYKNFNERFNVAKVLFNSIFITITYTILSLLLHSMAGYALAKFEFKGKNLIFSIILITLMIPLQVLLIPLFKMMNSIGWQNSYQAVIIPALANAFGIFLMRQNMISFPDSLIEAARIDGSGEFAIFFKIVLPTMRPAIGALGIYNFMAQWGNFMWPLIILSTKDKYTLPVALSALEGLQRRDFGVIMFGSTIATIPIMIIFLIFQRQFISGMLGGSVKG, from the coding sequence ATGATCAGTACAAAGAAAAAACCCGGGGATGCAGGGTTAACAGTAAAGGTAGTGACTTATACATTGCTATTTGTAGTAGTGTTTGCATCATTATTTCCATTCTATATGATGTTTGTATCTTCCACATTATCAAACAAAGAAATCCTTACTGAAAGGCCAAGGCTGATATTTGGATCTAATCTAGCCAATAACTATAAAAATTTTAATGAAAGATTTAATGTGGCAAAGGTTTTATTTAACTCAATATTTATCACAATAACCTATACGATTTTATCCTTATTACTACATTCTATGGCGGGTTATGCCCTAGCAAAGTTTGAATTTAAGGGGAAAAACTTAATTTTTAGTATAATACTCATTACTTTGATGATTCCATTACAGGTATTGCTTATACCTTTATTCAAAATGATGAATAGCATAGGCTGGCAAAACTCATATCAAGCTGTAATAATACCAGCGTTGGCAAATGCATTTGGAATTTTCTTAATGAGACAAAATATGATTTCTTTTCCAGATTCCTTAATAGAAGCAGCCAGGATAGATGGAAGTGGAGAATTTGCTATATTCTTTAAGATCGTATTACCAACTATGAGACCGGCAATAGGGGCATTGGGAATATATAACTTCATGGCTCAATGGGGTAACTTTATGTGGCCATTGATTATCTTAAGTACAAAGGATAAGTATACCTTACCTGTGGCACTGTCAGCTTTGGAAGGACTTCAAAGAAGAGATTTTGGAGTGATTATGTTTGGATCAACAATAGCGACCATACCAATTATGATAATATTTCTAATATTCCAAAGGCAATTTATATCTGGCATGTTAGGTGGGTCTGTTAAGGGTTAG
- a CDS encoding sugar ABC transporter permease codes for MIESKEHIKKKESLLYKILNILKKLKVSKKTAPYYFLSPILIIFCVFMIYPIIDSLILSFKEFKYGEYNFIGLRNYTMLFKDQIFITSLKNTFVYLIIQVPIMIMLALIFAVVLNQKFLKLKGFFRISIFMPAITGLVAYALIFKLLLNSDYGLINHFLRAIGFQGVDWLNKPLSAKASIMIAITWRWTGYNMIIMIAGLQRIPYEIYEACDIDGASRFQTFMKITLPLMKPIILFCAITSTIGTLQLFDEAYILTNGGPDNATTTVAHYLYNQGFRYMKFGYAAAMSYVLVAIIAVLSLIQFKVAGSES; via the coding sequence ATGATTGAAAGCAAAGAGCATATAAAAAAGAAAGAGAGCTTATTATATAAGATTTTAAATATATTAAAAAAATTAAAGGTTAGTAAAAAAACTGCACCCTATTATTTTCTATCTCCTATCTTGATAATATTTTGTGTATTCATGATCTATCCTATTATAGATTCACTCATCTTAAGCTTCAAGGAATTTAAATATGGTGAATATAATTTCATTGGACTGAGGAATTATACCATGCTATTCAAGGATCAAATATTTATTACATCTTTAAAAAATACATTCGTGTACTTAATCATACAAGTTCCCATAATGATAATGCTCGCATTAATATTTGCAGTTGTGTTAAATCAAAAGTTTTTAAAGCTTAAAGGTTTTTTCAGAATATCAATCTTTATGCCGGCTATTACTGGTTTGGTTGCATACGCATTAATTTTTAAATTACTGTTAAATAGTGATTATGGATTAATAAATCATTTCTTAAGGGCTATTGGATTTCAAGGAGTAGATTGGCTAAATAAACCTTTAAGTGCAAAGGCTTCAATAATGATTGCTATTACGTGGCGATGGACAGGATATAATATGATAATCATGATAGCAGGACTTCAAAGAATTCCCTATGAAATATATGAGGCCTGTGATATAGATGGGGCCAGTAGATTTCAGACATTTATGAAAATCACACTCCCCCTAATGAAACCTATTATACTATTTTGTGCCATAACTTCCACCATTGGAACATTGCAATTATTTGATGAAGCCTATATTTTAACAAATGGTGGACCGGATAATGCAACCACAACGGTAGCTCATTACTTGTATAATCAAGGCTTCAGATATATGAAATTTGGTTATGCAGCAGCCATGAGTTATGTACTTGTTGCAATAATAGCAGTACTTTCGTTAATTCAATTTAAAGTAGCAGGGAGTGAGAGCTAA